A single Cyclopterus lumpus isolate fCycLum1 chromosome 3, fCycLum1.pri, whole genome shotgun sequence DNA region contains:
- the dhcr7 gene encoding 7-dehydrocholesterol reductase, whose amino-acid sequence MEASRRRTQHGANGKDSEQGEQPAQWGRAWEVDWFSLASVIGLLCFAPFIVFYFVMACDQYQCSVSQPLLELFRGETTLLSIWARAPSFTWSAAKIYAAWVGFQVFLYMCVPDVTHKFIPGYVGGVQDGARTPAGLINKYEINGLQCWLITHALWYANAQHFHWFSPTIIFDNWIPLMWCTNILGYAVSSFAFAKAYLFPTNSEDCKFTGNIFYNYMMGIEFNPRVGKWFDFKLFFNGRPGIVAWTLINLSYMAKQQELYGHVTNSMILVNVLQAIYVLDFFWNEAWYLKTIDICHDHFGWYLGWGDCVWLPYLYTLQGLYLVYHPVQLSNAHALAVLLLGLVGYYIFRSTNHQKDLFRRTEGSCSIWGRKPAHIDCSYRSADGGVHHSKLMTSGFWGVARHLNYTGDLMGSLAYCAACGFGHVLPYFYIIYMTILLVHRCVRDEHRCGSKYGKDWKRYTDAVPYRLIPGVF is encoded by the exons ATGGAGGCCTCAAGGAGACGAACCCAGCACGGGGCCAACGGGAAGGACTCTGAACAGGGGGAGCAGCCGGCACAATGGGGGAGAGCATG GGAGGTGGACTGGTTCTCCCTGGCCAGCGTGATCGGCCTCCTCTGCTTCGCCCCCTTCATCGTCTTCTACTTTGTGATGGCCTGTGACCAGTACCAGTGCTCCGTCAGCCAGCCCCTGTTGGAGTTGTTCCGAGGGGAGACTACGCTGCTCTCCATCTGGGCCCGGGCACCCTCCTTCACCTGGTCAGCTGCCAAGATATACGCCGCCTGGGTGGGCTTTCAG GTGTTCCTGTACATGTGCGTTCCTGATGTGACTCATAAGTTTATTCCTGGCTACGTCGGTGGAGTGCAGGACGGAGCACGAACTCCTGCTg GCCTGATCAACAAGTACGAGATCAACGGGCTCCAGTGTTGGCTGATCACTCACGCTCTGTGGTACGCCAACGCCCAGCATTTCCACTGGTTTTCTCCCACCATCATCTTCGACAACTGGATCCCCCTGATGTGGTGCACTAACATACTGGGCTACGCTGTGTCCAGCTTTGCTTTCGCTAAGGCCTACCTCTTCCCCACCAACTCTGAAGACTG CAAGTTCACGGGGAACATCTTCTACAACTACATGATGGGCATCGAGTTCAACCCGCGCGTTGGCAAGTGGTTCGACTTCAAGCTCTTCTTCAACGGCCGGCCCGGCATCGTGGCCTGGACTCTCATCAATCTGTCCTACATGGCCAAGCAGCAGGAGCTGTACGGACACGTCACCAACTCCATGATCCTGGTCAACGTGCTGCAG GCCATTTATGTGCTGGATTTCTTCTGGAACGAGGCGTGGTACCTGAAGACCATTGATATCTGCCATGACCACTTTGGATGGTATCTGGGCTGGGGAGACTGTGTGTGGCTGCCATACCTCTACACACTGCAG GGTCTGTACCTGGTGTACCACCCGGTCCAGCTGTCCAACGCCCACGCCCTGGCCGTCCTGCTGCTCGGCCTGGTCGGCTACTACATCTTCCGCTCCACCAACCACCAGAAGGACCTGTTCCGGCGCACGGAGGGCTCCTGCTCCATCTGGGGCCGGAAGCCGGCGCACATCGACTGCTCCTACCGCTCCGCCGACGGCGGCGTCCACCACAGCAAGCTCATGACCTCGGGCTTCTGGGGAGTGGCGCGCCACCTCAACTACACGGGCGACCTGATGGGCTCGCTGGCCTACTGCGCCGCCTGCGGCTTCGGCCACGTCCTCCCGTACTTCTACATCATTTATATGACCATCCTGCTGGTACACCGCTGCGTGCGTGACGAGCACCGCTGCGGCAGCAAGTACGGCAAGGACTGGAAGCGCTACACGGACGCTGTGCCTTACCGACTAATTCCCGGGGTGTTTTAA